CAGGCTGCCAACACCGCAACTACGGTGCAAGTCGGGCTCGTAAACGGCTCCAGCGTGAACCAGCAGGGCCACGTGAACGACTCCTCGACCACCTCCCAGCTCGGCCTCCTGAATACCGCGACCACCATGCAGGGCACGACCACTCCGTCGCTCAACAATGCGAGCTCGGTGACTCAGGTCGGCGTCTTTGGCAACTCGGCCACCACTGGGCAGGTTGCCACGGGCAACAACACCAGCTCGATCAGCCAGTCCACGCTCTTCGGCCTCCCGCCGAACAACGCTGCCGCCGTTGGGCAGCTCGGCCTCGGCATCAACTCCAGCACCATTACGCAGCACTAAGCCAGCCCCGTATCGGCCCCGGGCGCGTCCACCGAGCGGCGCGTCCGGGTAATACTCGACAGGCCATACTCGAAATCACCGCGATCAGGTTGCCCGAACGGGGCGGCGGGTCGGCGGCTGACATTTCGCGGAGGATTATGACATGCGCACGAAATTTTTCGTTACGACGGTCGTCATGCTGAGCGCGCTGAGTGCTGTCGATGCCCAAGCCGCTAACTCGATTAGCGTGTTGCAGTTCGGCGCGACAAATCTCTCGTCCACAGTGCAGACCGGCCCGGTGAACAACACCGCGACGACGCTGCAATTCGGCGCGACCAACACCGCATCGAGCTTGCAGTTGGGATCGCTGGCTTCGGCCAATTCGGCGACGATAGGACAGGGCGGCACGACCCCCACCGCGACGAATAACGCCGCGGTCGGTCAGGTCGGCGGCGCCAACACGAGCTTGATCGGCCAGATTGGCCTGAACAACGCTGCCGGGGTGTCCCAGCTTGGCATTCTGAACGGCTCCACGATTTTGCAGCAGGCTCCCTAACCTGAGATCGTGTTTTGGCCCGGCACAGATAGTGTGGAGGCATATGATGAATAAGCATCTTCTGGTCGTTGCGACGGCGATCCTCCTCTCCTGCTTTGCCGCGAACGGCCCTGCGCGGGCGCAAAGCGCTGACATCAAGACGATCGTCTCGGTCAACGGGCCGCCGGTCGTCTTGAACCAGAGCAGTTCGACCAACCTGGCCGGCGTGTTCATGATCGGCGGTAACACCAGCGCGACTGTCACCCAGAACGGCTCGAATAATGCTGTCGGCATCCTGCAATTCGGTGGGGTGACGTCGGCTTCGGTCGGGCAGACCGGCATGTCCAATTTCGCGTTCGTCGGCCAGACCGGTCAGTCGGCGACGAGCGTCGTGTCGCAGCTCGGTGCCATGAATAGCGGTGCCATCGCCCAGTTTGGCATGATCAACTCGTCCACGGTTGTTCAACATAGCCCGTAGGACGACTGCCGGTTCACCGGCGTCGCGCATGCCAAAGG
This is a stretch of genomic DNA from Bradyrhizobium sp. CB2312. It encodes these proteins:
- a CDS encoding curlin subunit CsgB, encoding MRKLFFASVAVLALSSAAQAANTATTVQVGLVNGSSVNQQGHVNDSSTTSQLGLLNTATTMQGTTTPSLNNASSVTQVGVFGNSATTGQVATGNNTSSISQSTLFGLPPNNAAAVGQLGLGINSSTITQH
- a CDS encoding curlin, giving the protein MRTKFFVTTVVMLSALSAVDAQAANSISVLQFGATNLSSTVQTGPVNNTATTLQFGATNTASSLQLGSLASANSATIGQGGTTPTATNNAAVGQVGGANTSLIGQIGLNNAAGVSQLGILNGSTILQQAP
- a CDS encoding curlin; translation: MNKHLLVVATAILLSCFAANGPARAQSADIKTIVSVNGPPVVLNQSSSTNLAGVFMIGGNTSATVTQNGSNNAVGILQFGGVTSASVGQTGMSNFAFVGQTGQSATSVVSQLGAMNSGAIAQFGMINSSTVVQHSP